The Nodosilinea sp. FACHB-141 genome has a segment encoding these proteins:
- the pdxH gene encoding pyridoxamine 5'-phosphate oxidase, with translation MDIGELRRDYSQRGLDLSELNPDPFAQFELWFQQAREAELLEPNALVLSTVSPAGAPYQRTVLLKYFDRDGFVFFTNYGSRKAQHIAENAQVSMLFPWYSLERQLTIAGPASKISAAESLRYFSSRPRGSQLGAWVSQQSSVIASRQMLEMQFEKMKEKFLNQEVPLPDFWGGYRVKPTSFEFWQGRPSRLHDRFLYSWQEDEWAIARLSP, from the coding sequence ATGGATATTGGTGAACTGCGCCGTGACTACAGTCAGCGGGGGTTAGACCTAAGTGAGCTCAACCCCGACCCCTTTGCCCAATTTGAGCTGTGGTTTCAGCAGGCCCGTGAGGCTGAGTTATTAGAGCCCAATGCGCTGGTGCTGTCTACGGTGTCTCCAGCAGGGGCTCCCTACCAGCGCACCGTACTGCTCAAATATTTCGATCGCGACGGCTTTGTCTTCTTTACCAACTACGGCAGCCGCAAGGCTCAGCACATCGCTGAGAATGCCCAGGTTTCGATGCTGTTCCCGTGGTATTCCCTAGAGCGGCAGCTGACGATCGCCGGCCCCGCCAGCAAAATTTCGGCGGCAGAGTCGCTGCGCTACTTTTCGTCGCGCCCCCGGGGTAGTCAGCTGGGGGCTTGGGTATCGCAGCAGAGCAGCGTGATCGCCTCACGGCAGATGCTAGAGATGCAGTTTGAGAAGATGAAGGAAAAGTTTCTCAATCAGGAAGTACCCCTACCCGACTTTTGGGGGGGATACAGGGTCAAGCCCACCAGCTTTGAGTTTTGGCAGGGGCGACCCAGCCGCCTCCACGACCGATTCTTGTATAGCTGGCAGGAGGATGAGTGGGCGATCGCCCGGCTCTCTCCCTAG
- a CDS encoding TIGR01777 family oxidoreductase, with translation MKIVITGATGFVGSRLVERLQADGHMVVVLTRSIDHGRRVFPQAAFPKVEVVAYSPLESGNWQTGILSGCDGVVNLAGAPISERWSDEHKQAILDSRKVGTEKLVEALAKADPKPSVWVNASAIGYYGTSESTTFDETSTPIENDFLSQVCQAWEGAAHSVKDYGTRLVILRFGIVLGMGGAVAKMLTPFRMFAGGPIGSGRQWFSWIHRDDLVNLIVKALNDPQMEGIYNATAPNPVRMAEFCKTLGKVLNRPSWLPVPDFVLEAILGDGAQVVLEGQQVLPKRTEASGFTYHYAQVKDALDEIV, from the coding sequence ATGAAAATTGTAATTACTGGAGCCACGGGTTTTGTTGGCAGCCGCTTGGTAGAACGGCTCCAGGCCGATGGCCACATGGTGGTGGTGCTCACCCGCAGCATCGATCATGGCCGCCGGGTATTTCCTCAAGCCGCCTTCCCCAAGGTGGAAGTGGTGGCCTACAGCCCCCTAGAGTCAGGCAATTGGCAAACGGGCATACTCTCGGGCTGCGATGGGGTGGTCAACCTAGCTGGGGCACCGATTTCAGAGCGCTGGAGCGACGAGCACAAGCAGGCGATTTTAGACAGTCGCAAGGTGGGCACCGAAAAGCTAGTCGAGGCCTTGGCTAAGGCCGATCCCAAACCCAGCGTGTGGGTAAACGCTTCGGCCATTGGCTACTACGGCACCAGCGAAAGCACCACCTTCGACGAAACCAGCACCCCCATCGAAAATGACTTTCTCTCTCAGGTGTGCCAGGCCTGGGAAGGGGCGGCCCACTCGGTCAAAGACTACGGCACTCGCTTAGTCATTTTGCGCTTTGGCATTGTGCTGGGCATGGGCGGAGCGGTGGCCAAAATGCTCACCCCCTTTCGCATGTTTGCCGGCGGGCCAATCGGCAGTGGTCGCCAGTGGTTTTCGTGGATTCACCGCGACGATCTCGTGAATCTGATTGTAAAAGCGCTCAACGACCCTCAAATGGAAGGAATTTACAACGCTACCGCCCCCAACCCAGTGCGCATGGCCGAGTTCTGCAAAACCCTGGGTAAAGTTCTCAATCGCCCTTCTTGGCTGCCAGTGCCTGACTTCGTGCTAGAAGCCATTCTGGGCGACGGAGCCCAGGTGGTGCTAGAAGGGCAGCAGGTCTTACCCAAACGCACCGAGGCCAGCGGATTTACCTACCACTACGCCCAGGTCAAAGACGCCCTAGACGAGATTGTTTAA
- a CDS encoding zinc metallopeptidase: MFFDPIYILLVAIPTAILTFWAQSKVKGTYRKYSQVHSTMGMTGAQVAQTILVKKGVRDIKVEPVAGELTDHYDPRAKAVCLSEGIYRSGSLAAAAVAAHECGHVLQDVEGYKFMNLRAALVPVVNLGSHMGPILIMAGLIFNILNLAWLGVIFFATVLLFHVVTLPVEFDASRRALRLVDELGILQGEENKGARAVLGAAALTYVATAFTAFLNLLYYIILINRRR; the protein is encoded by the coding sequence ATGTTCTTCGACCCCATTTACATCCTGCTGGTTGCTATCCCCACAGCCATCCTCACCTTTTGGGCGCAGAGCAAGGTCAAAGGTACCTATCGCAAATATTCTCAAGTGCATTCCACCATGGGGATGACGGGAGCCCAAGTGGCCCAAACCATTCTGGTCAAAAAGGGTGTGCGCGATATCAAGGTTGAGCCTGTGGCTGGTGAACTCACCGATCACTACGATCCCCGCGCTAAGGCCGTATGCCTTTCCGAGGGCATCTACAGGTCAGGTTCGTTAGCAGCGGCGGCGGTGGCGGCCCACGAGTGCGGCCATGTGCTGCAAGACGTGGAGGGCTATAAGTTTATGAACCTGCGGGCTGCCCTCGTGCCGGTGGTTAACCTAGGCTCTCACATGGGGCCGATATTGATTATGGCGGGGCTGATTTTTAACATTCTCAATTTGGCCTGGCTAGGGGTCATTTTCTTTGCGACGGTGTTGTTGTTTCACGTCGTTACCCTGCCGGTAGAGTTTGACGCTTCGCGTCGGGCCCTGCGGTTGGTCGATGAGTTGGGCATTCTTCAGGGTGAAGAGAATAAAGGGGCGAGAGCCGTGCTCGGTGCCGCCGCTCTGACTTACGTAGCCACGGCGTTTACCGCGTTTCTCAATTTGCTTTACTACATCATTTTAATCAACCGCCGCCGCTAG
- a CDS encoding RDD family protein has product MPLFNTVTIRTPESVELEFVLAGVGSRAVALTLDYLCLGAGLTGLAVIYSFLLVRLLAMDTLLTIPSETVQLWITAIAAVLAFALYVGYFALFETWWYGQTPGKRYAKIRVIRDDGQPERLPQATLRSLLRPIDDILFVGFFCVLLSKTEKRVGDWLAGTLVVQTDPVTSGEIQVSERSQAIGKDLLALVDITRLSPDDFATVREFLQRRQAMSPKAKILVSDQLARRFRDQLGLETLPTEMTADTFLEALYSAYQQGK; this is encoded by the coding sequence ATGCCCCTCTTCAACACCGTCACCATTCGCACCCCCGAGAGCGTTGAACTAGAGTTTGTGCTGGCGGGAGTAGGTAGTCGGGCTGTCGCGCTCACCCTCGACTACCTCTGCTTGGGGGCAGGGCTAACGGGACTAGCCGTTATCTATAGTTTTTTGCTGGTGCGGCTGCTGGCGATGGATACGCTGCTGACGATTCCGAGCGAGACCGTGCAGCTGTGGATCACAGCGATCGCCGCCGTTCTCGCCTTTGCCCTCTACGTCGGCTACTTTGCCCTGTTTGAAACCTGGTGGTATGGCCAAACCCCCGGCAAGCGCTACGCCAAAATTCGCGTCATTCGCGACGATGGTCAGCCCGAGCGATTGCCCCAGGCTACCCTGCGATCGCTGCTGCGCCCCATCGACGATATTCTTTTTGTCGGCTTCTTCTGCGTGTTGCTGAGCAAAACCGAGAAGCGAGTAGGCGACTGGCTAGCTGGCACCCTGGTCGTGCAAACCGACCCCGTGACCAGCGGTGAGATTCAAGTGTCCGAGCGATCGCAGGCGATCGGCAAAGACCTGCTAGCCCTGGTAGATATCACCCGGCTCTCCCCCGACGACTTTGCCACCGTGCGCGAGTTTTTGCAGCGCCGACAGGCCATGAGCCCCAAAGCCAAAATCCTAGTCAGCGACCAGCTAGCCCGCCGCTTTAGAGATCAACTCGGTCTTGAGACTCTGCCAACTGAGATGACTGCCGACACCTTCTTAGAAGCCCTCTACTCTGCCTACCAACAAGGGAAGTGA
- a CDS encoding stage II sporulation protein M, producing MNIQRWMARREASWRQLETLLAQAEKSGLRSLSAVEVRQMASLYRSVSADLARAKGHGVGQAVIKDLQRLTSRSYSQIYQGSRRQEWQALWDFCRYGFPAVVQRSWAYIAVATGLFAIGGLVGWWFAWQDPAFLTLVLGQEFVEEVKTSQELWTVSIMGIEPVASSGIMINNIGVSLRALVGGVTMFMPEVPLVTPPGAFTVFMLVFNGLMIGCVGVLVAQANLAYDLWAFVFPHGALELPAIFMAGGGGLLLARGILLPGPYRRIDALKLYGLQAAQLLYGIIPMLVIAGLIEGFFSPQTWIPDEFKYIAGIVIFIALVQYCRTQRPTKNLIL from the coding sequence ATGAATATTCAGCGTTGGATGGCCCGGCGAGAAGCGAGCTGGCGACAGCTCGAAACTCTACTCGCCCAGGCTGAGAAAAGCGGGCTTAGGTCGCTCTCTGCCGTCGAGGTGCGGCAGATGGCCAGCCTCTATCGATCAGTCTCGGCAGATTTGGCTCGGGCCAAGGGGCATGGTGTGGGTCAGGCCGTCATTAAGGATCTGCAGCGGCTCACCAGTCGCAGCTATAGCCAAATTTATCAGGGCTCCCGCCGCCAAGAGTGGCAAGCGCTTTGGGACTTCTGCCGCTATGGCTTTCCGGCGGTAGTGCAGCGAAGTTGGGCCTACATTGCCGTGGCTACGGGACTGTTTGCGATCGGTGGGCTGGTGGGCTGGTGGTTTGCCTGGCAAGACCCCGCCTTTCTCACGCTAGTGCTGGGTCAAGAGTTTGTTGAAGAGGTCAAAACCAGCCAGGAGTTGTGGACGGTTTCGATCATGGGCATTGAGCCCGTTGCCTCCAGCGGCATCATGATCAACAACATTGGGGTTTCCTTGCGGGCGCTGGTGGGTGGTGTGACGATGTTTATGCCCGAGGTGCCGTTGGTTACGCCGCCCGGAGCGTTTACGGTGTTTATGTTGGTGTTCAACGGGCTGATGATTGGCTGCGTTGGGGTGCTGGTGGCCCAAGCCAACCTGGCCTACGACTTGTGGGCTTTTGTGTTTCCCCACGGGGCGCTGGAGCTACCGGCTATTTTTATGGCCGGAGGAGGCGGGCTGCTGCTAGCTCGAGGCATTTTGCTGCCCGGTCCCTACCGCCGCATTGATGCACTGAAATTGTATGGCCTACAGGCGGCTCAGCTGCTCTACGGCATTATTCCCATGCTGGTGATTGCGGGGCTGATTGAAGGGTTTTTCTCGCCTCAGACCTGGATTCCTGACGAGTTCAAATACATTGCAGGAATAGTTATCTTCATTGCCCTAGTGCAGTACTGTCGCACTCAGCGCCCGACAAAGAATTTGATTTTGTGA
- a CDS encoding transglycosylase domain-containing protein, giving the protein MSPSPPSPPRTLLKTVTQAFQAVQAKVDFGKLAVKPGARAAELEVTVNGKPTTYPLLGEHYIMGRSTSQCDIVAPSPIVSQVHATLTRDTNRPSQPFVMKDRNSTNGIYRGKKRLTQVVMNHGDVYTLGPPELEDAVKLRFSEPPPWYVKTARYTLYGFTGLSLAVGAWIVGIEWPKIPMRPLPDSVQGPVVVLGEEDGATVPLREQLTQSHQEMRRISDFSAYLPQALIASEDARYYWHLGVDPLGVLRAVVVNLRSGRISQGGSTITQQLARSVYREYTGTEDSAGRKIREAITALKLETFYSKNYLLLTYLNRVYLGETLYGFEDASQFYFDKPARELTLSEAATLVGILPAPNAFNPVQNYGAAVSNRDLVLDRMVALGMVSQEEARRARRSRIEISPDATRQLQSTRAPYFYSYVFEELDNVLGTNLAREGNFYVETSVDLNLQTAAEETLSQDIATQGAALAYSQGAVVTLETSTGAIRALVGGVDFAESQFNRASQALRQPGSTFKLFAYGAALEQGISPGRSFSCEPMNWSGQQFAGCRSGSGSLDMYAGMARSENVVALRIAQEAGLRNVINLAQRMGIESELVASPGLTLGESVVTPLEITGSFAAVGNNGVWNRPHGVLRVLDSSDCTDLNDINTCRVIYEFGQAGDADRQAIDSSIASTLTGLMQGVVQGGTGRSAFLGLGEAGKTGTTDDNRDLWFIGFVPGRDLTTGVWLGNDDNTSTQGSSGQAAAVWGNYMRQVVQ; this is encoded by the coding sequence ATGTCGCCCTCACCCCCATCCCCGCCTCGCACCCTGCTCAAAACCGTTACCCAGGCCTTTCAGGCTGTGCAAGCCAAGGTTGACTTTGGCAAGCTGGCGGTCAAGCCTGGGGCTCGCGCCGCCGAGCTAGAGGTCACGGTCAACGGCAAGCCCACCACCTATCCCCTACTAGGTGAGCACTACATCATGGGGCGCAGCACCTCCCAGTGCGACATTGTGGCCCCCAGCCCCATCGTCAGCCAGGTGCACGCTACCCTCACCCGCGACACCAATCGCCCCAGCCAGCCCTTCGTGATGAAGGACCGCAACTCCACCAACGGCATTTATCGGGGCAAAAAGCGGCTCACCCAGGTTGTGATGAACCACGGCGATGTCTATACCCTCGGCCCGCCAGAGCTGGAGGATGCCGTCAAGCTGCGGTTTAGCGAGCCGCCCCCCTGGTACGTCAAAACTGCCCGCTACACCCTTTACGGCTTTACCGGCCTCTCGCTAGCTGTTGGTGCCTGGATTGTTGGGATAGAGTGGCCCAAAATTCCGATGCGACCTTTGCCCGACTCGGTGCAGGGACCTGTGGTGGTATTGGGTGAAGAAGACGGGGCTACCGTGCCGCTACGGGAGCAGCTGACTCAGTCTCACCAAGAAATGCGCCGCATAAGCGACTTTTCGGCTTACCTACCCCAGGCTCTGATTGCGTCTGAAGATGCTCGCTACTACTGGCACCTGGGGGTAGACCCCCTCGGCGTTTTACGGGCAGTAGTGGTTAATCTGCGCAGTGGTCGTATTAGCCAAGGGGGCAGCACGATTACCCAGCAGCTGGCCCGCAGCGTCTACCGTGAGTACACAGGCACTGAGGATTCGGCAGGACGCAAGATTCGTGAGGCGATCACGGCCCTCAAGCTGGAGACTTTCTACAGCAAAAATTACCTGCTGCTCACCTATCTCAACCGGGTTTATCTAGGCGAAACCCTATACGGCTTTGAGGATGCATCTCAATTTTACTTCGACAAGCCCGCCCGCGAATTGACCCTGTCGGAGGCGGCGACCCTGGTGGGTATCTTGCCCGCTCCCAACGCCTTTAACCCCGTACAGAACTACGGCGCTGCCGTATCCAACCGCGATCTTGTGCTCGATCGCATGGTGGCCCTAGGCATGGTTAGCCAGGAAGAGGCGCGGCGGGCGCGGCGATCGCGCATTGAAATCAGCCCCGATGCCACCCGCCAGCTTCAAAGCACTCGCGCCCCCTACTTCTACAGCTATGTCTTTGAAGAGCTAGACAATGTGCTGGGCACCAACCTGGCGCGGGAGGGCAACTTTTATGTGGAGACCAGCGTCGATCTCAATCTCCAGACGGCGGCAGAAGAGACCCTCAGCCAGGATATTGCCACTCAGGGAGCTGCCTTGGCCTATTCCCAGGGGGCTGTGGTCACCCTTGAAACCAGTACCGGAGCCATTCGCGCCCTGGTGGGTGGCGTAGACTTTGCCGAGAGCCAGTTCAACCGGGCCTCTCAGGCGCTGCGCCAGCCAGGCTCAACCTTTAAGCTGTTTGCTTATGGGGCGGCCCTAGAGCAGGGCATTTCTCCGGGGCGATCGTTCTCCTGTGAACCGATGAACTGGAGCGGCCAGCAGTTTGCAGGCTGCCGGTCGGGCTCAGGCTCGCTGGATATGTATGCCGGTATGGCCCGCTCTGAGAATGTCGTGGCCCTGCGCATTGCCCAGGAGGCGGGGTTGCGCAACGTCATCAACTTAGCCCAACGCATGGGCATCGAGTCTGAGTTGGTGGCCTCGCCGGGCCTCACCCTGGGTGAAAGTGTAGTCACCCCGCTGGAAATCACCGGCTCCTTTGCCGCTGTGGGCAACAACGGCGTGTGGAACCGACCCCATGGCGTTTTAAGGGTGCTCGACAGCAGCGACTGCACTGACCTCAACGACATCAACACCTGCCGCGTCATCTACGAGTTTGGCCAGGCCGGAGACGCCGATCGCCAGGCCATCGACTCCAGCATTGCTAGCACTCTGACGGGGCTCATGCAGGGCGTGGTGCAGGGTGGTACTGGCCGCAGCGCCTTTTTGGGCCTAGGGGAAGCAGGCAAAACCGGCACCACGGACGACAACCGCGACCTCTGGTTTATAGGATTTGTTCCCGGCCGCGACCTCACCACGGGCGTCTGGCTCGGCAACGACGACAATACCTCCACCCAGGGCAGCAGCGGTCAAGCCGCCGCTGTCTGGGGCAACTACATGCGCCAGGTGGTGCAATAA
- the glgX gene encoding glycogen debranching protein GlgX — protein MHVAVWPGDVYPLGAHWDRKGTNFALFSEHATAVELCLFDKDGTETRVPLTEVSNFVWHGYLPGIGPGQEYGYRVHGPYAPHEGHRFNPNKLLIDPYAKAISGEVGSGPEIFGYDWESPDEDLSFSDLDSAALMPKSVVIDETFDWEDDALLRTPWHETIIYEVHVKGFTKQHPDIPEELRGTYAGMAHPVAIEHLQRLGISAVELMPIHHYLSSPGHLVDKGLKNYWGYDSLNFFAPFSGYSSSGILGEQVQEFKEMVKALHQAGIEVILDVVYNHTGEGNHMGPTLSLRGVDNVSYYRLMEDDPRYYMDFTGCGNSLHMRSPQVLKLIMDSLRYWVGEMHIDGFRFDLASALARELYDVDRLSAFFDLIHQDPLLAGVKLIAEPWDVGMGGYQVGNFPVNWSEWNGIYRDTVRDFWRGQDETLGEFAYRLTGSPDLYFQMNGRQPNASINFITAHDGFTLNDLVSYNDKHNEANGENSQDGESNNSSWNCGVEGQTDDAGVLQLREQQRRNFLTTLMLSQGVPMLLGGDEMGRTQQGNNNGYCQDNEVSWFDWNLPKGNEDLINFCRELIFFRRQHPVFRRRKWFQGQPIHGSGVTDISWHSPDGTEMSQEQWEIGYIKSVAVFLNGDKIPSPGKQGERVSDNDFLMFFNAHYETIDFKLAELFQPHEWSVVIDTTEPRFVSEERVFTGDDTIPVVARSLMVLQRLI, from the coding sequence ATGCATGTTGCAGTTTGGCCCGGTGACGTCTATCCCCTAGGTGCCCATTGGGACCGCAAAGGCACCAACTTCGCGTTATTTTCTGAGCATGCAACCGCAGTTGAGCTTTGCCTTTTTGATAAAGACGGCACAGAGACTCGGGTTCCCCTAACTGAAGTCAGCAACTTTGTCTGGCACGGCTACCTACCTGGCATCGGCCCCGGTCAAGAGTATGGCTACCGGGTGCATGGCCCCTATGCCCCCCACGAAGGGCACCGTTTCAACCCCAACAAACTGCTGATTGACCCCTACGCCAAAGCCATTTCGGGAGAAGTGGGCAGCGGGCCTGAGATCTTTGGCTACGACTGGGAAAGCCCTGACGAAGACCTCTCCTTTTCCGATCTCGACAGCGCCGCCCTCATGCCCAAGTCTGTCGTGATCGACGAAACCTTTGACTGGGAAGACGATGCCCTACTGCGCACCCCCTGGCACGAAACCATCATCTACGAAGTGCATGTCAAAGGGTTTACCAAGCAGCATCCCGACATTCCGGAAGAGCTGCGGGGCACCTATGCGGGCATGGCTCACCCCGTCGCCATTGAGCACCTGCAACGGCTTGGCATCAGTGCTGTAGAGCTGATGCCGATTCACCACTATCTCTCTAGCCCTGGTCACTTGGTCGACAAGGGGCTAAAAAACTACTGGGGCTACGACTCACTCAACTTTTTTGCACCCTTCTCCGGCTACAGCTCCAGCGGCATTTTAGGAGAACAGGTGCAGGAATTTAAGGAGATGGTGAAGGCCCTTCACCAAGCGGGCATTGAGGTGATTCTCGATGTGGTTTACAACCACACTGGGGAAGGCAACCACATGGGGCCAACCCTATCGCTGCGGGGAGTTGACAATGTCAGCTACTACCGCCTGATGGAAGATGACCCGCGCTACTACATGGACTTCACCGGCTGCGGCAACTCCCTCCACATGCGTAGCCCCCAAGTGCTCAAGCTGATTATGGATAGCTTGCGCTACTGGGTCGGCGAAATGCACATCGACGGCTTCCGATTTGATCTGGCGTCTGCCCTAGCCCGAGAACTGTACGACGTCGATCGCTTATCGGCCTTCTTCGACCTAATTCACCAAGACCCGCTGCTGGCTGGGGTAAAGCTGATTGCTGAGCCCTGGGATGTGGGCATGGGCGGCTACCAGGTCGGCAACTTTCCGGTCAACTGGTCGGAGTGGAACGGCATCTACCGCGACACCGTGCGCGACTTTTGGCGCGGCCAGGATGAAACCCTGGGTGAGTTTGCCTATCGCCTCACCGGTAGCCCTGACCTCTATTTCCAGATGAATGGTCGGCAGCCCAATGCCAGCATTAACTTCATCACCGCCCACGATGGCTTTACGCTCAATGACCTGGTGAGCTACAACGACAAACACAACGAAGCCAACGGCGAAAACAGTCAGGACGGGGAAAGCAACAATTCATCCTGGAATTGCGGGGTAGAAGGGCAAACCGATGACGCCGGGGTCTTGCAGCTGCGCGAGCAGCAGCGGCGCAATTTTTTAACCACCCTGATGCTCTCGCAAGGGGTGCCCATGCTGCTGGGGGGTGACGAAATGGGCCGCACCCAGCAGGGCAACAACAACGGCTACTGCCAGGACAATGAAGTTTCCTGGTTTGACTGGAACCTGCCCAAAGGCAATGAAGACCTGATCAATTTTTGCCGAGAGCTAATTTTCTTTCGGCGGCAGCACCCAGTGTTTCGTCGCCGCAAGTGGTTTCAGGGCCAGCCCATTCACGGCTCTGGGGTAACCGATATTAGCTGGCACAGCCCCGATGGCACTGAGATGAGCCAAGAGCAGTGGGAAATTGGCTACATTAAGTCGGTCGCAGTTTTCCTCAACGGCGACAAGATTCCCAGCCCTGGCAAGCAGGGAGAACGGGTTAGCGACAATGACTTTTTAATGTTTTTCAACGCCCATTACGAGACCATTGATTTCAAGCTGGCCGAGCTGTTTCAACCCCATGAATGGTCAGTAGTAATCGACACGACGGAACCTCGATTTGTTAGTGAGGAACGTGTCTTTACAGGTGATGATACTATTCCGGTGGTGGCGCGATCGCTGATGGTTTTGCAGCGGTTAATTTAG
- a CDS encoding DNA topoisomerase IB, with protein sequence MEPVQSARAAGLRYICDDRPGWGRRRSGKGFIYFDEKGDRISDPDQLKRIEALVIPPAWETVWICPSPKGHLLATGRDAKGRKQYRYHPNWRTVRNQTKFDRLIPFAYARPLIREVTDRDLRQRGLPREKLLAVVVQLLDATVIRIGNDEYRDQNQSFGLTTLEEQHVEVGTSKIRFHFVGKSGVEHEIELSDRRLARAIKLCQDLPGQQLFQYLDDEGQPQAIDSDDVNRYLQTITGEDFTSKDFRTWAGTVYTARILNELGEPTSKTQAQANIREAIKGAAQHLGNRVATCRKFYVHPTVTQAYEEGWLLEVWQAGEHTPSDLDLTTEEKALVAVLSHPQQ encoded by the coding sequence GTGGAACCAGTTCAGTCAGCTCGGGCTGCTGGGCTGCGCTACATCTGCGACGATCGCCCCGGTTGGGGACGGCGGCGCAGCGGCAAGGGGTTCATCTACTTTGATGAGAAGGGCGATCGCATCTCAGACCCCGACCAGCTGAAACGCATTGAGGCTTTAGTTATCCCCCCCGCTTGGGAAACGGTGTGGATCTGTCCCTCTCCTAAAGGGCATCTGTTAGCCACCGGGCGCGATGCCAAAGGGCGCAAGCAGTACCGCTATCATCCCAACTGGCGCACCGTTCGCAACCAGACCAAGTTCGACCGGCTGATTCCCTTTGCCTATGCTCGTCCCCTCATTCGCGAGGTCACCGATCGCGATCTACGCCAGCGTGGCCTTCCGCGAGAAAAGCTGCTGGCAGTTGTCGTGCAGCTGCTCGATGCCACCGTGATTCGCATCGGCAACGACGAGTACCGAGACCAAAACCAGTCCTTTGGGCTCACTACCCTAGAGGAACAACACGTGGAGGTGGGAACGAGCAAAATTCGCTTTCACTTCGTGGGCAAAAGCGGCGTAGAGCACGAGATTGAACTGAGCGATCGCCGTCTGGCCCGAGCGATTAAACTTTGCCAAGATCTCCCCGGTCAACAGCTGTTTCAGTATTTGGATGACGAGGGGCAACCCCAAGCGATCGATTCCGATGATGTCAACCGCTATCTGCAAACCATTACCGGCGAAGACTTCACCTCCAAAGACTTTCGCACCTGGGCTGGTACTGTCTACACAGCCCGAATTCTCAACGAACTAGGAGAACCCACCTCAAAAACCCAGGCCCAGGCCAACATCCGCGAAGCCATTAAAGGAGCGGCGCAGCACTTGGGCAACCGGGTTGCTACCTGCCGCAAGTTTTACGTGCACCCCACCGTAACCCAGGCCTACGAAGAGGGCTGGCTGTTAGAAGTCTGGCAAGCGGGAGAACATACCCCTAGCGATCTAGATTTAACCACCGAGGAAAAAGCTTTGGTTGCGGTGCTGAGTCATCCTCAACAATAA